The following proteins are encoded in a genomic region of Glycine soja cultivar W05 chromosome 17, ASM419377v2, whole genome shotgun sequence:
- the LOC114392914 gene encoding uncharacterized protein LOC114392914: MTKQKERRKESKLSRYMKAPLRFLKKARDMYVHGMIECSGQLSYVEASMGCPTGQLCTLPRSFSVGSATRSAASDEDFEELVRAASLRSYGGRVVFGDAAAAAVEMKMPRSRSVGIGRIDEDKVCEFGDNGIKVRPNAYPRSKSYAACRDGAGLF; encoded by the coding sequence ATGACAAAgcagaaagaaagaaggaaagagaGCAAGCTGAGCAGGTACATGAAGGCACCGTTAAGGTTCCTGAAGAAGGCCAGGGACATGTACGTCCACGGCATGATCGAGTGCTCCGGCCAGTTATCCTATGTGGAGGCCTCCATGGGATGCCCGACCGGCCAGCTCTGCACGCTCCCCAGAAGCTTCAGCGTCGGCTCGGCCACCCGATCCGCCGCCAGCGACGAGGATTTCGAGGAGCTCGTGAGGGCCGCGTCGCTCCGGAGCTACGGCGGCCGCGTCGTGTTCGGTGATGCTGCTGCGGCGGCGGTGGAGATGAAAATGCCTCGGAGTCGCAGCGTGGGGATTGGAAGGATCGACGAGGACAAAGTGTGTGAGTTTGGAGATAATGGGATCAAGGTTAGACCTAATGCTTATCCAAGAAGTAAAAGCTACGCTGCATGTAGAGACGGAGCAGGGCTGTTTTAG
- the LOC114391463 gene encoding U-box domain-containing protein 14-like has protein sequence MKRKKLQQDLWSTAQAHESLMRKKVRSLLKWLDAGHKTCPKTQQTLVHTALTPNYVLKSLIALWCESNGIELPKKQGNCRTKKCGGSSLSDCDRTTIGALLDKLTSNDIEQQRAAAGELRLLGKRNADNRVCIAEAGAIPPLVDLLSSSDPRTQEHAVTTLLNLSINESNKGAIVNVGAIPDIVDVLKNGSMEARENAAATLFSLSFLDENKVQIGAAGAIPALIKLLCEGTPTGKKDVATAIFNLSIYQGNKAKAVKAGIVAPLIQFLKDAGGGMVDEALAIMAILASHHEGRVAIGQAEPIHILVKVIRTSSPRNRENAAAVLWSLCTGDPLQLKLAKEHGAEAALQELSENGTDRAKRKAGSILELLQRMEGVDNLQSS, from the coding sequence atgaaaaggaAGAAGCTGCAGCAAGATCTTTGGTCAACAGCCCAAGCTCACGAGTCTTTAATGAGGAAGAAGGTGAGATCACTGTTAAAATGGCTTGATGCTGGTCACAAAACCTGCCCCAAGACACAGCAGACACTTGTGCATACAGCCCTTACCCCTAACTATGTTTTGAAGAGTTTGATTGCTTTGTGGTGTGAAAGCAACGGTATTGAGCTACCAAAGAAGCAAGGGAATTGTAGAACAAAGAAATGTGGTGGCAGCAGTCTTTCAGATTGTGATCGAACTACTATTGGTGCTTTATTGGATAAACTAACGAGTAACGATATAGAACAGCAAAGGGCAGCTGCTGGTGAGCTCCGGTTGCTGGGTAAAAGGAATGCAGACAACCGAGTATGCATTGCTGAGGCAGGAGCAATACCACCTCTTGTAGATCTATTGTCTTCTTCAGACCCTCGAACTCAGGAGCATGCTGTTACAACGCTTCTCAATCTTTCCATCAACGAGAGTAATAAAGGAGCTATAGTAAATGTTGGAGCCATACCGGATATTGTAGATGTACTGAAAAATGGCAGCATGGAGGCTAGAGAAAATGCAGCTGCAACTCTCTTTAGTTTATCGTTTCTAGACGAGAACAAGGTGCAAATAGGTGCAGCTGGAGCTATCCCTGCTCTAATAAAGTTACTTTGTGAAGGTACTCCTACAGGTAAGAAGGATGTTGCTACTGCTATCTTCAACCTATCTATTTATCAGGGAAATAAAGCAAAAGCTGTAAAAGCTGGTATAGTAGCCCCACTGATACAATTTCTGAAGGATGCTGGGGGTGGAATGGTAGATGAAGCACTAGCTATTATGGCAATCCTTGCAAGCCACCATGAAGGCAGGGTAGCGATCGGTCAGGCCGAGCCAATTCATATTCTTGTTAAGGTTATACGAACCAGCTCTCCACGCAATCGAGAGAATGCTGCTGCTGTCTTGTGGTCACTATGCACCGGAGATCCACTGCAATTAAAACTAGCGAAAGAACATGGTGCAGAAGCAGCACTGCAAGAGTTGTCAGAAAATGGAACTGATAGAGCTAAGAGAAAAGCTGGAAGCATATTGGAACTCTTGCAGCGAATGGAAGGGGTTGATAATCTGCAGAGTTCATAG